The following is a genomic window from Rubeoparvulum massiliense.
TTCTTTGGTTCATGAGAAGAGGATGCAGATTGGAACTTTTGAACGAGCTCTCTGATTTGCTGATTAAGCTGCTTCCACTCTTCCTTCGTCAGCTGAATCCCCTTCATCATGCTGACCTCTACATCCGCATCCTCAGCTGTTGGCACAGGATCCTTCACCAGCTCCTGTTCAAGAGCTTGGATTCCTTGATTGAAATAATCATAGATCTGCATGAACAATAGCGATGCATTTTCTTTGGCAAGTTGACCGTCAAAGGTAAAGCTTCGCGTAGCTGGTAATGTAGATTGATAATAGTTTTCTTTCATATTCCCTTTATACTCTGTCCTTACTAGCTCCACTAAACCCAACTCCTCAAGCTGATTCATATGATAATACAGCCTTGAGGAGGGTAAATTGACTTCGTCAGCGATCTGTTTAATCGACTTTTCTTCGTGCTCAATGGAGCGAAGGATCATCTGCTTCTTCTCATCAAGTAACGCTTTAGCAACCTTATCATTATCCATCTCCGTACCCCCTTACTCCATTCATCATAGCAAATAAACCACCTTGACAAAATACTTTTTATCGTTAAAATTATTTTTAATGATAAAAAGTATTTTTCCTAGGAGGTTGATTCTGCTGAAATTATTACGTGAACGTAATTTCCTTCTACTCTTGATCGGCCGTTTCACAACGAATATTGGAGATAGTCTTTATACCATCGCAGCCATGTGGCTTGTTTTTGAATTGACAGATGACCCACTATACTCAGGGATTGCTGGATTCCTAACCATGCTTCCAACAGCCCTTCAGTTCCTCACAGGACCTATTGTTGATCGGTGGAATGTGAAGAAGATCATGATCTATACACAGATCGGTGAATTTTTGCTCATTTTACTGATTCCTATCGCTTATTATCTGGGACTCCTCAATGCTTGGCTCGTTTTATGGATTATGCCTTTCGCTTCGCTTATCAATCAGTTTGTCTATCCTGCTCAATCCGTCTTATTGCCACAACTCATTACAAAGGAGCAACTTCCTCAAGGCAATTCTTACATGGCCATCGCTGCACAAGGTACGGATCTTGTTTTTACCGGCTTAGCTGGCATCCTCATCTCGAAGATTGGTTCGATTCAACTCTATCTCATTGATGCCATAACCTTTTTAATCGCTGCCTTCCTCTTCGCCCAAATTAAAATACAATTCGTGAGCAAGTCCACAGCTTCATGCAAAATCGGGACACAGAGCTATTTCAAAGATTTGCAGGAAGGATATCGATTTATCAAGAACTCCTTTATTCCTATTTTCTTAGTGGCAAGTATTGTGGCTAATTTTTTACTTGGAGCAGTCCTAGCAGCATTACCTAGTTATGCATTACAACGGGGTGGTGAAGTCTATTATGGCTACTATTTAGCTTCTTTATCAGCAGGCATTCTCATAGGTTCATTACTAGGACCAGGGCTGAGCCGATTTAAGTTGAGTCAAATTACCATAGTTGGTTTCTTCATCGCTGGCATACTCTGGCTCCTAGCTAGTATGATGCAAAGCTCTATGGTATCTGTCCTGCTCTTTGGATGTGCGCAGATCATTGTGGGAGCAAGCAATGTGCTATTTGCATCTACACTACAAGGAATACTCAATCCTCAGATCATTGGCAGAGTCTTCTCCTTTATCGCGAGCTTAGCTAGTATTTCTGCTCCCATCGGTGCACTAGTGGGAGGAATGATGGCAAGCCAAGTAGGAAGCGGAATTGTTTTTTTGAGTGGTAGCATAGGCTACCTCTTCGTTGCACTCTATTGGTTACTTCATCCTGTATTAAGAAAACTACCACCAATGCAGCAACTCTCCCTCGAGCAATCATTCGAAGTGCGTTGAGTATTGTGGTAGTTTATGCATTGTTGATAAGATGTTTTACGCTTGTATATAGCGCTTAATAGATTCTTCTAACTCTTCCAGTGGGACAGAGATGGTTGTCTGTGGGATACTGATTTGCGCTTTCACTAAGCCTTTGTTCGCTTTCATCAAGAGCTTCTTAAAGCCATTAAGCTTTGTCTTTTTCAAGGCAAAATCAGGATCCTTCGTTTCAATCCCTAACATTTTCTGTCCCATATACTCATAGATATAGACCTCACGAATCTCTT
Proteins encoded in this region:
- a CDS encoding winged helix-turn-helix domain-containing protein: MDNDKVAKALLDEKKQMILRSIEHEEKSIKQIADEVNLPSSRLYYHMNQLEELGLVELVRTEYKGNMKENYYQSTLPATRSFTFDGQLAKENASLLFMQIYDYFNQGIQALEQELVKDPVPTAEDADVEVSMMKGIQLTKEEWKQLNQQIRELVQKFQSASSSHEPKNTKNSYQYFLMTYPKE
- a CDS encoding MFS transporter is translated as MILLKLLRERNFLLLLIGRFTTNIGDSLYTIAAMWLVFELTDDPLYSGIAGFLTMLPTALQFLTGPIVDRWNVKKIMIYTQIGEFLLILLIPIAYYLGLLNAWLVLWIMPFASLINQFVYPAQSVLLPQLITKEQLPQGNSYMAIAAQGTDLVFTGLAGILISKIGSIQLYLIDAITFLIAAFLFAQIKIQFVSKSTASCKIGTQSYFKDLQEGYRFIKNSFIPIFLVASIVANFLLGAVLAALPSYALQRGGEVYYGYYLASLSAGILIGSLLGPGLSRFKLSQITIVGFFIAGILWLLASMMQSSMVSVLLFGCAQIIVGASNVLFASTLQGILNPQIIGRVFSFIASLASISAPIGALVGGMMASQVGSGIVFLSGSIGYLFVALYWLLHPVLRKLPPMQQLSLEQSFEVR